A part of Candidatus Electrothrix aestuarii genomic DNA contains:
- a CDS encoding lipid biosynthesis B12-binding/radical SAM protein — protein MNILLINSNMLIPPITPLGLAYVAAAVREAGHNVKLVDLNFSVNYKSDISNAVSEYQPDVIGISIRNIDNVTMIHSVYFLPKIKEIIAFCQDISVAPIVLGGPGFSMMPEEIMLETHADYGVIGEGEKAFINLLACIHKREKPKGLPGIIFSGEEQLVKLAPKNMSSAQLNQLSIPARDLFDNARYLHDGGMGNIQTKRGCNQQCIYCTYPVIEGKKLRFRSPEKVVNEIEILMQMGIDYLHFSDSTFNNPHEYAYAICDEMIKRKVFIQYTPYMSPSSPSKELFRLLKQTGCDGITFGVDTLSEKIVHSLKKGFKIEEVYQAALYCREFEIPFSLNLLFGGPGETKETAMESLSNIEKIKPVAAGAMVGIRCYPHTRLWKIACKERLIAKDTNLLEPFYYVSPSIDKDWLVETIKEYNEQHDNFFIPTSAKGLHTDDLVVQLFKDGFRGPFWKVANELKKRLATFSEPEHSKYNL, from the coding sequence ATGAATATTTTATTGATCAATTCAAATATGCTCATCCCACCTATTACACCGTTGGGACTCGCATATGTGGCAGCCGCAGTACGGGAGGCTGGGCATAATGTCAAACTCGTCGATCTTAATTTTTCTGTAAATTATAAGAGTGATATCTCAAATGCGGTGTCAGAGTACCAGCCTGATGTGATAGGGATATCCATCAGGAATATCGACAATGTCACCATGATCCATAGCGTTTATTTCCTTCCAAAAATCAAAGAAATTATTGCATTTTGTCAGGATATCAGTGTTGCACCGATTGTTCTCGGTGGGCCCGGTTTCTCAATGATGCCGGAGGAAATTATGTTAGAAACCCATGCTGATTATGGCGTCATCGGAGAGGGAGAAAAGGCATTTATCAACCTGCTCGCATGTATCCACAAGAGGGAGAAACCAAAGGGGCTACCGGGCATCATTTTCAGTGGTGAGGAGCAACTTGTAAAATTGGCTCCGAAAAATATGTCTTCAGCTCAGCTAAACCAGCTATCGATACCAGCCCGTGACCTTTTCGACAATGCACGATATCTCCATGATGGTGGTATGGGCAATATCCAGACCAAAAGAGGATGTAATCAGCAATGCATTTATTGTACCTATCCGGTTATTGAAGGCAAGAAGCTTCGATTTCGGAGTCCTGAAAAAGTTGTGAATGAAATTGAAATACTCATGCAGATGGGAATTGATTATCTGCATTTTTCAGACAGTACCTTTAATAATCCTCATGAGTATGCTTATGCCATCTGCGATGAAATGATAAAAAGAAAGGTGTTTATTCAATACACCCCCTATATGAGCCCATCTTCTCCATCTAAGGAGCTGTTTCGTCTTCTCAAGCAAACCGGTTGCGACGGCATAACCTTTGGGGTTGATACGCTTTCCGAGAAAATAGTGCATAGCTTAAAAAAAGGATTCAAGATAGAGGAAGTTTATCAGGCGGCTCTCTATTGCCGGGAATTCGAGATTCCTTTCAGCCTGAACCTGCTCTTCGGGGGGCCCGGAGAAACCAAAGAAACTGCTATGGAAAGCCTGAGCAATATCGAGAAAATAAAACCCGTGGCTGCTGGTGCGATGGTCGGAATCAGATGTTATCCTCATACACGGCTATGGAAGATCGCCTGCAAAGAAAGACTGATCGCCAAAGACACGAACCTTTTAGAACCTTTTTATTATGTCTCTCCGAGTATTGATAAGGACTGGTTGGTTGAAACTATAAAGGAATACAATGAACAACATGACAATTTCTTTATCCCGACCAGTGCCAAAGGACTGCATACCGATGACCTTGTGGTCCAGCTTTTCAAGGACGGCTTTCGGGGACCATTCTGGAAGGTTGCAAATGAATTAAAAAAAAGACTTGCCACCTTCTCGGAGCCGGAGCATTCCAAGTATAATCTATAA
- a CDS encoding TonB-dependent receptor, which translates to MYKTTATVVFLLLLSCGTQGNAETEPENFSISTDEVQAFDDMFGTGLQEEDVYRTDRLLLSATGSLKPIHLAPSVASVITAEDIEKLGATTLDEVLETVPGLHVSRSFARLDSIYSIRGIHSGSNPQVLVLMNDVPFTRAHSGTRPVGFRLPVSMISRIEVVRGPGSALYGADAFAGTINIITKDKFELEGTHTGMRVATFDGMDVWAQHGGEYKGWDVGLGLEYWRGGSDDKRIIDADLQTKLDRAFGTDASLAPGPLHTDFENYNLHAEFSRKQWTVRLWGWFLSDYEGGTGGIGALGPETRVNSDLILGDITWHDDELVDDVDLTVQMSYQYHKDDTLFQLLPSGSRVTIGTDGNIFSSPTAGITTFTDGAFGEPYPVEHHASFDVIAKYEGWNRHSWRIAAGGDALDETTRELKNLGPGVLNDSSLSDSTDGTLTDVTGTEGIFMSDQSRSVLYGSLQDEWVFAKNWELTGGVRYDHYNDFGDTVNPRIALVWETRYDLSTKLMYGHAFRPPSFAENYLKNNPLVLGNPDLDPETIDTYELAFDYRPTNSLKTVISLFTYDIEGLIDYVADPAPVTTKTAQNYINQQGHGFEVELEWEVTPTLMVSSNFAFQYSENKDTGAEVADAPGLQFYLNGNWNFMPDWYLNAQYYWIDNRQRAEGDERKEIDDYSLANMILRRKNVTQHIDLAFSVRNIFDEDIREPASPSIPNDIPMESRGMYAELIYHF; encoded by the coding sequence ATGTACAAAACAACTGCTACTGTCGTTTTTCTTCTTCTCTTAAGCTGTGGCACCCAAGGAAATGCAGAAACAGAACCTGAAAATTTTTCTATAAGTACAGATGAAGTCCAGGCCTTTGACGACATGTTCGGGACAGGGCTGCAAGAAGAGGATGTCTATCGCACTGACCGACTCTTACTCTCAGCAACAGGTAGCCTCAAGCCCATCCACTTAGCCCCTTCTGTAGCTTCCGTCATCACGGCTGAAGATATCGAAAAACTCGGCGCCACTACCCTGGATGAGGTGCTAGAAACTGTACCCGGTCTCCATGTATCCCGCTCCTTTGCTAGGCTTGACTCTATCTATTCCATACGCGGCATCCACTCCGGTTCCAATCCGCAAGTTCTAGTGCTGATGAACGATGTTCCCTTCACTAGAGCCCATAGTGGTACTCGTCCAGTTGGGTTTCGTTTACCCGTCTCCATGATATCCCGTATAGAAGTGGTACGAGGGCCGGGTTCGGCCCTCTACGGAGCCGACGCCTTCGCCGGCACTATCAATATTATCACCAAGGACAAGTTTGAATTAGAGGGAACGCATACCGGTATGCGCGTGGCCACCTTTGACGGCATGGATGTCTGGGCACAGCACGGCGGAGAGTACAAGGGCTGGGATGTTGGTCTAGGCCTGGAATATTGGAGGGGTGGTAGTGATGACAAACGTATTATTGATGCCGATCTCCAGACAAAATTGGACCGGGCCTTTGGTACGGATGCCTCATTAGCTCCTGGTCCGTTGCATACAGATTTCGAAAACTATAACCTCCATGCCGAGTTCAGCCGCAAGCAATGGACAGTCCGTCTTTGGGGTTGGTTTTTGAGTGATTATGAAGGCGGCACAGGAGGTATCGGCGCTTTGGGGCCGGAAACCAGGGTAAACTCCGACTTGATTCTTGGTGATATAACCTGGCATGACGATGAGCTGGTCGATGATGTTGACCTCACTGTGCAAATGAGCTACCAGTATCATAAGGACGATACCCTGTTCCAGCTTCTGCCGTCTGGTTCAAGGGTTACCATTGGCACTGACGGAAATATTTTCTCTTCTCCGACAGCTGGAATTACCACCTTCACCGACGGTGCTTTCGGTGAACCGTATCCTGTTGAGCACCATGCTTCATTTGATGTTATCGCTAAATATGAAGGCTGGAACCGGCATAGCTGGCGTATCGCCGCAGGAGGGGACGCTCTGGATGAAACTACCCGAGAATTAAAAAATCTCGGACCGGGTGTTCTGAACGACAGCAGCCTCTCTGACAGCACTGACGGTACATTAACGGATGTCACAGGTACGGAAGGCATATTTATGTCCGATCAGAGCCGATCGGTTCTCTATGGCTCCTTACAGGATGAGTGGGTCTTTGCCAAAAATTGGGAATTAACAGGTGGAGTACGTTATGATCATTATAATGATTTCGGGGACACTGTTAATCCGCGCATCGCTTTGGTGTGGGAAACACGCTACGACCTATCCACTAAGCTTATGTATGGGCATGCCTTCCGCCCCCCGTCTTTTGCTGAAAATTACTTGAAAAACAACCCATTGGTTCTGGGCAACCCGGATCTCGACCCGGAAACCATTGACACCTATGAGCTTGCCTTTGACTACAGACCGACCAATTCATTAAAAACTGTTATAAGCCTCTTTACCTATGATATAGAAGGACTCATTGACTACGTTGCGGATCCTGCACCGGTAACCACTAAAACAGCGCAAAACTACATAAACCAACAAGGGCATGGTTTCGAAGTCGAGCTGGAGTGGGAAGTGACACCAACATTAATGGTAAGCAGCAATTTCGCCTTTCAATACTCTGAGAACAAGGATACAGGCGCTGAAGTCGCCGATGCACCGGGGCTACAATTCTACCTTAACGGCAACTGGAACTTCATGCCGGATTGGTATCTCAATGCCCAATACTACTGGATTGATAATCGCCAAAGAGCAGAAGGCGACGAACGGAAAGAAATTGATGATTATAGCTTAGCCAATATGATTCTCCGAAGGAAAAACGTCACGCAACATATTGATCTGGCTTTTTCTGTCCGCAATATCTTCGATGAAGATATTCGTGAACCTGCTTCACCCTCCATCCCTAATGACATTCCAATGGAGAGCAGAGGGATGTATGCGGAGTTGATCTATCATTTTTAG
- a CDS encoding Uma2 family endonuclease yields MALPQQSHTAYSYADYFAWDDQKRWELINGEVWDMSPAPSRLHQDVLARVFYALFDYFKEKECEVYIAPFDVRLPDKEEADDTEIFTVVQPDLSIICDRKKLDDRGCIGPPDLIIEILSPSTAAKDLKVKRLLYEQHGVQEYWLLHPIDKVAMLYTLTKEKQYAKARILDREDVLTSVQFDQLSIALHSVFVDE; encoded by the coding sequence ATGGCCTTACCACAACAATCCCATACCGCATACAGTTATGCAGATTATTTCGCCTGGGATGATCAAAAGCGCTGGGAACTGATCAACGGCGAAGTATGGGATATGTCCCCCGCCCCTTCACGCCTTCATCAGGATGTACTGGCTAGAGTTTTTTATGCCTTGTTTGATTATTTCAAAGAGAAAGAATGCGAGGTCTATATAGCACCTTTTGACGTCCGCTTACCTGACAAGGAAGAGGCTGACGACACAGAGATCTTCACGGTTGTTCAACCTGACCTCTCTATCATCTGTGACCGAAAAAAACTTGATGATCGCGGATGTATCGGCCCGCCTGACCTGATTATTGAAATCCTCTCGCCCTCCACTGCGGCCAAAGATCTTAAAGTAAAACGTCTGCTGTACGAACAGCACGGAGTGCAAGAATACTGGCTGTTGCATCCCATAGATAAAGTTGCCATGCTCTATACTTTGACCAAAGAAAAGCAATACGCCAAGGCACGGATTTTAGATCGTGAAGATGTACTCACCTCTGTGCAATTCGACCAGCTCAGCATTGCCTTACACTCAGTTTTTGTCGACGAATAA
- a CDS encoding DUF1566 domain-containing protein — protein MAEKRYAILIASSEYSAESGLSPLRCPEHDVDALDAILSSPDFGNFTETFVFRNAPSYEILPKLNSVLSNAGKDDLVLIYFSGHGKLNRLGHLCLATVNTDSKALEATSIRASTIKSYFDISYSRKKILLLDCCYSGAAGEEFVRTKGGVNEELQLMSSGQGTFIMTASSGIQTAVEKEGDQYGLFTKHLVVGIRSGEADKDEDGFVDMQELYEYVHEKVREDGAQEPMKWDLHVKGKLVVARSGKEAKERRRQEMERNLHRFAADGRLTSRIVGKAVQVISLPDKEMTAKDRECLLLIERLADERISTGDFVESWVKTCLPPELPPPPSPRLKLLLLILAAVSCAAAGAGWYFFREPPPASVVMPKMGKISVSWQPVPLLTQAGDLQPLLTLPLPPAMGKVSVSPQPVPSLSQINLQPLPKIDKMPQKNRRIGQYIDHGDGTITDTETGLMWKRCAEGLSGVNCEEGEMERYTWDEAVKRFKKIDYAGYADWRLPTIDELKTLLQCSKGKDKDGDCNDGSEKPTINQQAFPNTEAGRFFEAGQFWSGSPYAYLSDFAWFVGFNYGNSRAAFRNGVNAVRLVRGGQ, from the coding sequence ATGGCTGAAAAACGCTACGCCATCCTTATTGCCAGTAGCGAGTATTCGGCAGAATCCGGCCTCAGCCCTTTGCGTTGCCCGGAGCATGATGTTGATGCGCTGGATGCGATTTTGTCCTCGCCTGATTTCGGCAATTTTACCGAGACCTTTGTGTTCAGGAATGCGCCGAGCTACGAGATTCTGCCCAAGCTGAACAGTGTGTTGTCGAACGCGGGCAAGGATGACCTGGTCCTGATCTATTTTTCCGGGCATGGCAAACTGAACCGGCTGGGCCATCTTTGTCTTGCCACGGTCAATACGGACAGCAAGGCCCTTGAGGCCACCTCCATACGGGCCTCGACCATCAAATCGTATTTTGATATTTCCTATTCGCGCAAGAAAATCCTGCTGCTGGACTGCTGCTACAGCGGTGCTGCTGGCGAGGAGTTTGTCCGAACCAAGGGCGGGGTGAATGAGGAATTGCAGCTCATGTCCAGCGGGCAGGGCACCTTTATCATGACAGCGTCCTCCGGCATTCAGACGGCGGTGGAAAAAGAGGGCGATCAGTACGGCCTGTTTACCAAGCATCTTGTGGTGGGGATTCGTTCTGGCGAGGCGGATAAGGATGAGGACGGTTTTGTGGATATGCAGGAGTTGTACGAGTATGTCCATGAGAAGGTGCGGGAGGATGGTGCGCAGGAGCCCATGAAGTGGGATCTGCATGTGAAGGGAAAGTTGGTGGTTGCCCGGAGCGGGAAGGAGGCCAAAGAAAGACGGCGGCAGGAGATGGAGCGGAACCTGCATCGCTTTGCCGCAGACGGGCGTCTGACCAGCAGGATTGTCGGCAAGGCGGTGCAGGTCATTTCCTTGCCGGACAAGGAGATGACGGCCAAAGACAGGGAATGCCTTCTGCTGATTGAACGGCTTGCTGATGAGCGAATCAGCACGGGTGATTTTGTTGAGAGCTGGGTGAAGACCTGCCTCCCGCCGGAACTTCCTCCGCCACCATCTCCAAGGTTGAAACTCCTCCTGCTCATTCTTGCCGCTGTGTCTTGTGCGGCAGCAGGAGCAGGTTGGTATTTTTTCAGGGAACCACCTCCCGCTTCAGTGGTAATGCCGAAAATGGGCAAGATTTCCGTTTCCTGGCAGCCAGTTCCGCTGTTAACACAGGCTGGTGATTTACAACCGTTGCTTACATTGCCGCTTCCACCGGCAATGGGGAAGGTTTCCGTTTCCCCGCAGCCGGTTCCTTCTTTGTCGCAGATAAATTTACAGCCCCTGCCCAAAATTGATAAAATGCCGCAGAAAAACAGAAGAATCGGGCAATATATTGATCATGGTGATGGCACTATTACTGACACGGAAACTGGCTTGATGTGGAAACGCTGTGCGGAAGGTTTGTCCGGGGTGAACTGCGAAGAGGGCGAGATGGAAAGATATACATGGGATGAGGCGGTGAAGCGTTTCAAGAAGATTGACTATGCAGGTTATGCTGACTGGCGGCTGCCGACCATTGATGAGCTGAAAACCTTGTTGCAGTGCAGCAAAGGGAAAGACAAAGATGGCGACTGCAACGATGGGTCGGAAAAGCCGACGATTAACCAACAGGCTTTTCCGAATACTGAGGCAGGTCGGTTCTTTGAGGCAGGTCAGTTCTGGTCCGGGTCGCCCTATGCGTACCTCTCGGACTTCGCGTGGTTCGTCGGTTTCAACTATGGCAATTCCCGCGCCGCCTTCCGCAACGGCGTTAATGCGGTTCGGTTGGTGCGCGGCGGACAGTGA
- a CDS encoding DUF1287 domain-containing protein: MKIPSFFLALFLLICFSPAIIAQVTQKETDEDANTGLIQAALERTRHKVRYDGSYHQLAYPGGDVPDNIGVCTDVVIRSYRKIGIDLQKEVHEDMQKHFSAYPKNWGLKRPDKNIDHRRVPNLQVFFRRHGTELPMSKGGQDYQAGELVTWMLPGNLPHIGIVTNKRSADGQRPLIVHNIGRGPKLEDMLFHYPITGHYRYP; encoded by the coding sequence ATGAAGATTCCCTCATTTTTTCTTGCCCTTTTCCTCCTCATTTGTTTTTCTCCGGCTATTATCGCCCAAGTTACGCAAAAAGAGACCGATGAGGATGCCAACACCGGACTTATCCAGGCCGCACTGGAGCGCACCAGACACAAGGTTCGATATGATGGAAGCTATCATCAGCTTGCCTATCCCGGTGGGGACGTGCCGGATAATATCGGCGTTTGCACTGATGTGGTGATTCGCTCGTATCGTAAGATCGGTATTGACCTGCAAAAAGAAGTGCATGAGGATATGCAAAAGCATTTTTCTGCCTATCCGAAAAATTGGGGACTGAAGCGACCAGATAAAAATATAGATCATCGGCGGGTGCCCAATCTTCAGGTATTTTTCCGGCGGCATGGCACAGAATTGCCCATGAGTAAAGGTGGGCAGGATTATCAGGCGGGTGAGCTGGTTACCTGGATGTTGCCGGGGAATCTACCTCACATCGGCATTGTGACGAACAAAAGATCTGCTGATGGTCAGCGTCCTCTCATTGTCCATAATATTGGACGAGGTCCCAAGCTGGAGGATATGCTGTTTCATTACCCGATAACAGGGCATTATCGTTATCCATAA
- a CDS encoding ABC transporter substrate binding protein codes for MHGITIRTNILLLLLTALCGQIPSSLLAAESNLTVAILLSDNESAYHEPVQAFRAEICCPVEVFNLQGDIRKDPALKEKILSTHPRLIFALGAKAAFTAKLWTKNHQDIPVLFALVFNWQRYHLMEQKNMVGIAAETAPGTKFANIALFSPDIKKIGVIYSSHSHEVLQQAQEAAELLNLELYDKEIDRSKDFKRSFKEIRSKVDAFLVLNDPVIYTLENMDWLKIRCIKEKFPCIGQSKNIAEHGLVLSINPDIAHIGSQAASIAKNIIERHQRPDLIGVMAPLGTQIIINRTTAKRIGLSLRQVSLDMATQVID; via the coding sequence ATGCATGGCATAACTATTCGCACTAACATACTTCTGCTCCTCCTGACGGCTCTCTGCGGACAAATACCAAGCTCGCTCTTGGCCGCAGAGAGCAACCTTACGGTAGCTATCCTGCTTTCGGATAACGAATCTGCCTATCATGAACCGGTACAGGCATTTCGTGCTGAAATCTGTTGCCCTGTAGAGGTGTTTAATCTGCAAGGTGATATCCGAAAAGACCCCGCGCTGAAAGAGAAAATTCTCTCCACCCATCCCCGGTTAATCTTTGCTTTGGGGGCGAAAGCAGCGTTCACGGCAAAACTCTGGACAAAAAATCATCAGGATATCCCTGTTCTTTTTGCCTTAGTTTTCAATTGGCAACGCTACCACCTCATGGAGCAAAAGAACATGGTGGGTATAGCGGCGGAAACAGCACCTGGAACCAAATTTGCCAACATTGCTCTTTTTTCCCCGGATATAAAAAAAATTGGCGTTATATACAGCTCCCATAGCCATGAAGTACTCCAGCAGGCACAAGAAGCAGCAGAACTTCTCAATCTGGAGCTATACGACAAAGAAATAGACCGCTCAAAGGATTTTAAACGCTCGTTTAAGGAAATAAGAAGTAAGGTAGATGCCTTTCTCGTCCTGAATGACCCTGTCATTTACACCCTGGAAAATATGGATTGGCTGAAGATACGTTGCATAAAAGAAAAATTCCCCTGCATTGGTCAATCGAAAAATATAGCAGAACATGGTCTTGTCCTTTCCATCAACCCTGATATAGCCCATATAGGCTCGCAGGCCGCGTCTATCGCAAAAAATATTATTGAACGTCATCAACGCCCGGACCTCATCGGGGTTATGGCTCCTTTAGGGACTCAAATCATTATTAATCGTACAACGGCCAAGCGTATTGGCCTGAGCCTGCGCCAGGTCTCTCTTGATATGGCAACACAAGTTATTGACTAA
- a CDS encoding DnaB-like helicase C-terminal domain-containing protein — MHSTDPITAFYLRHVPGAKLQNKALIADCPFCSRSSKATDKKKKSGENALVIFLNPDSYFHGYYRCLNRCSPGGFPLHFARQTHLDLSLVPGFDPDRDYAASQVDYPVKNINHEVRDFMDRMTEDLIKRFAQAGISRTVLREMKIGYNGRYLVYPYIQDDGNCYAARCVHPDKPEDNFWHGDEEFAQTGFRIFNMEDIQRCENGSLVIIEGEDNLLAVRQLGLPGIALPDLSEFAHLETERLAWLNTVFLCVNHSPESMSAARELATRIGFKIRMIRWPDTAPRHFNLVQLAREEGKGFQQEFFKLILEARSFSPFSSPEREFLHFEEQLNMQGGESYQMMLSGFSKMDKALGGLHGVNIMGGLPKAGKSCFFIQVATEMARRKVPVIYYDFENGRQKIYQRTLSRLSRLSADQLQSDTLTEQEQKQLQAGKAELQNLLPWFRVVTDRKLDPKLMRSHIDFLRHETKSEYTMVIIDSLHKLPFKDFSERRTGIDAWLRHLEAIRDELNVSFLVISELTRGDDGQYDKQPQLGAFKGSGDIEYSADNAMVLLPQWDPFSDAPPEERENALWLVASREHTPGLIGFYKLDYPFWGFTEK; from the coding sequence ATGCATTCCACAGATCCCATTACAGCCTTTTACCTGCGCCATGTTCCTGGGGCAAAATTACAGAACAAAGCCCTGATAGCCGACTGCCCTTTCTGCTCTCGGTCAAGCAAAGCAACAGACAAGAAAAAGAAAAGCGGGGAAAATGCTCTGGTCATTTTTTTAAATCCGGACAGCTATTTTCATGGCTATTACCGCTGCCTCAATCGCTGCTCCCCTGGAGGCTTTCCCCTCCATTTTGCCCGTCAAACACATCTTGATCTGAGCCTGGTGCCTGGTTTTGATCCAGACCGCGACTATGCCGCCAGTCAGGTGGATTATCCGGTGAAGAATATCAACCATGAAGTGCGCGACTTTATGGACAGGATGACTGAGGACTTGATCAAACGCTTTGCCCAAGCTGGCATATCACGGACTGTTCTCCGGGAAATGAAGATCGGATATAACGGACGCTATCTGGTCTATCCCTATATTCAGGATGACGGCAACTGCTACGCAGCACGTTGCGTCCATCCAGACAAACCAGAAGACAATTTTTGGCACGGTGATGAGGAATTTGCCCAGACCGGCTTTCGCATCTTTAATATGGAGGATATTCAACGCTGCGAGAATGGTAGTCTGGTCATCATTGAGGGCGAGGACAACCTGCTTGCTGTCCGACAATTGGGCCTGCCCGGCATTGCCCTGCCTGATCTCAGCGAGTTTGCTCATCTGGAAACGGAACGACTGGCCTGGCTCAACACAGTCTTTCTCTGTGTCAATCACAGCCCGGAGTCTATGAGTGCTGCCCGCGAACTTGCAACCCGGATCGGTTTCAAGATCAGGATGATCCGTTGGCCGGATACCGCGCCCCGCCATTTCAACTTGGTTCAATTGGCCAGAGAGGAAGGCAAGGGTTTTCAGCAGGAATTTTTCAAACTGATCCTGGAGGCGAGATCCTTTTCCCCTTTTAGCTCGCCGGAGCGAGAATTTCTCCACTTTGAAGAACAGCTCAATATGCAGGGCGGGGAAAGCTACCAGATGATGTTGTCCGGTTTTAGCAAGATGGACAAGGCACTCGGTGGCCTACACGGGGTCAACATCATGGGTGGCCTGCCCAAGGCTGGAAAATCTTGTTTCTTTATCCAGGTAGCAACGGAAATGGCCCGGCGTAAGGTACCGGTTATTTACTACGACTTTGAGAATGGCCGACAAAAGATCTACCAAAGAACACTCAGCCGGCTAAGTCGGCTGAGCGCGGATCAGCTGCAAAGCGATACACTCACCGAGCAGGAGCAAAAGCAATTGCAGGCAGGCAAGGCTGAGTTGCAAAACTTACTCCCTTGGTTCCGGGTGGTCACGGATCGTAAATTAGACCCGAAACTCATGCGCAGCCATATTGATTTCCTCCGTCATGAGACCAAGTCTGAGTACACGATGGTGATCATCGATAGTCTGCATAAACTACCCTTTAAGGATTTCTCCGAACGAAGGACCGGCATTGATGCCTGGCTACGTCATCTTGAGGCCATACGCGATGAACTCAATGTCTCCTTTTTAGTGATCTCCGAGCTTACACGCGGCGATGATGGACAGTATGATAAGCAACCCCAGCTTGGGGCTTTCAAGGGTTCAGGCGACATTGAGTACTCGGCTGACAACGCGATGGTCTTGCTGCCGCAATGGGACCCGTTCAGCGATGCTCCGCCTGAAGAACGAGAAAATGCCCTCTGGCTGGTCGCCAGCCGTGAGCACACGCCAGGCCTGATCGGCTTCTATAAGTTGGATTACCCCTTCTGGGGATTCACCGAAAAATAA
- a CDS encoding DUF2301 domain-containing membrane protein encodes MANPEHTPEMNSLDNMTVALYRTGLTIAALAALMYSFERIIGMQFLGIFYLPIFAAGIALASADVHLYDPKFRWFFPFVSWIGFIILAFAYAFKGKTPLAATLADLSLGLFYVGAGMFALKESFCFRIIGLPLVPLFLCGSIINRLLGFPTAEPYFLLPAALLLTWLCIAKWRMPLHFDIGDKSLYGL; translated from the coding sequence ATGGCAAATCCAGAACATACCCCGGAAATGAACTCGCTGGACAACATGACTGTTGCCCTCTACCGAACAGGCTTGACCATCGCAGCTTTAGCTGCCTTGATGTATAGTTTTGAGCGAATTATCGGGATGCAATTTCTGGGCATTTTTTATCTGCCCATTTTCGCTGCTGGCATTGCCTTGGCAAGCGCAGACGTCCATCTTTATGATCCAAAATTCCGCTGGTTCTTCCCCTTTGTCAGCTGGATTGGCTTTATTATTCTCGCCTTTGCTTATGCCTTTAAAGGAAAAACGCCCTTGGCAGCCACCTTGGCTGACCTGAGTTTGGGACTTTTCTATGTTGGCGCGGGGATGTTTGCCCTCAAAGAATCCTTTTGCTTTCGCATTATAGGCCTCCCTTTGGTCCCTCTCTTCCTTTGTGGTTCAATCATAAATCGGCTCCTTGGCTTTCCAACAGCTGAACCCTATTTTCTTCTTCCTGCTGCCCTGCTTCTTACCTGGCTTTGTATTGCTAAATGGCGCATGCCCCTCCATTTTGACATTGGCGACAAAAGCCTCTACGGCCTTTAA
- a CDS encoding PhnD/SsuA/transferrin family substrate-binding protein, which produces MKYTSLKAGIISTLLTALLLTSGATLLFPTGACSAENNSIKFYYFNPDSAQSNLTRLKEVMEQFLQQNALPLDFQPFAKYHDFHREMARNKPAFVFLPEWYIQKNKGNYKLTPLLQAIRQGQKTYRKVLLTAKDSKLTVQSLHNKTLAMTSMGEDSSNILSNLFKVAANSLNIIATPKDADALFALAMHQVDAALVSKNNLLKIGALNPRITDIVFPLAESKPIPLPLLCVVDQVPNKKVMMLKKVFLDAKRSDESSNLMEMLQIDAWHNYSH; this is translated from the coding sequence GTGAAATATACCTCTTTGAAGGCAGGAATTATCAGTACCCTCCTTACAGCACTGCTTTTGACAAGTGGTGCAACGCTCTTGTTTCCTACGGGTGCTTGTAGTGCCGAAAACAACAGTATCAAATTCTATTATTTTAATCCAGATTCAGCACAAAGCAATCTCACCCGCCTTAAAGAAGTGATGGAGCAGTTCCTCCAACAGAACGCCCTCCCTCTCGACTTTCAGCCATTTGCTAAGTATCATGATTTCCATCGGGAAATGGCGAGGAACAAACCAGCATTTGTTTTTCTCCCGGAATGGTATATTCAAAAAAATAAGGGAAATTACAAGCTCACACCACTTTTACAAGCTATCCGCCAGGGACAAAAAACATATCGTAAAGTTCTTCTAACAGCAAAAGACTCAAAGCTTACCGTACAATCTCTGCACAACAAAACGCTTGCTATGACGAGCATGGGGGAAGACTCTTCCAATATACTCTCAAATCTTTTTAAAGTTGCAGCAAACTCATTAAATATTATTGCAACGCCGAAAGATGCAGATGCATTATTCGCGTTGGCCATGCACCAAGTGGATGCTGCGTTAGTGTCAAAAAATAATTTGCTAAAAATAGGAGCACTTAACCCTCGTATCACAGATATTGTATTTCCTCTGGCTGAATCAAAGCCTATCCCTCTACCTCTCCTTTGCGTTGTCGATCAGGTACCGAATAAGAAAGTTATGATGCTGAAAAAAGTTTTCTTGGACGCTAAACGCTCCGATGAATCCTCTAATCTCATGGAGATGTTACAGATCGATGCATGGCATAACTATTCGCACTAA